TTGCGCTCATTGCTCAGCTGATGTTCGTAGCCATCGCTTTCTCGGGGCAGTTGCTACCCTTGGCAATCGACGTCCTCTTCCTTCGGAAAGGTACTCAAACCGGAGCCATCTGGGGTATCATCAGTGGTATCGTGGTGGTCTTTATTTTCACCCCATTCCCCACTCTGCTCTTTGGAGAAGGATTCGGAAACACCTTTGGCAGCATCACCGGAACATTAGGCAAACTCTTCGACATCGGCTTTATCGGTATCGTAGTAAACTCGATTGTCTTTGCCATCGTCAGTAAATACACAACTCCTCCCGACAAGGAACATATCCAATCTTTCCAGAGAGATTTGAAAACCGACCTAGGGCCCACAAGGTGAAAAGCGCTAAAGCCCTTTCAGATACTCCACCAGTTTATCTATCTGGTCGGCTGTAATCACAGCCGAGAAATTGGCCATGGGCACCTGTTCGTAGCCTTCAACGATTAGAATCCATTAAATCCCAACTTTTTACTGCGTCTCTGGGTAGGCTCCAAAGCTTGTAACAAAATTGTCAAAAAACCCCACTATTTATCGAGGTCAACGGTCGACCCCAGCTTGCCTTTTCCAGCTGGCATGCGGTACCTAAATGTGGTAGGACCTTAATCGAATGTATCTACATAACCTAAGAACTACAATGACCACAAAGCCCAACCGTTTTGGTCACCATACCATTGGTCGACGACAATTTCTACGCGCAGCAGGCGCCATGATCGCCCTGCCATCCCTTGAATCTATTGCTGCACCGCTCACAAAAGCTGCTGCTACCACCAAGGGCGCTAAAAACCTGGTTTCCATCGGGGCCTACCTCGGCTGGCACCAGAATGCCTTTTTCCCGAAAGAAGTCGGTAAAGGCTATAACTTACCGCCCACCCTGGCACCGCTGGCAGGCCACCAGGACGACTTTACGGTCTTCTCCGGCCTGGATCACCGGGCTCCCAATGGTCATGGCGCCTGGAGTAACTTTCTTTGCGGAAACACTCCGAAGGCCTACTCAATGGACCAAATCGTGGCTGATCAGATTGGCCAGAAGTCGCGCTTTCCCTCTGTGCAGCTGACTGCGGGCACCGGCGAAGGCAGCAAGAACATGAGTTTCACGAAACAGGGTATCGGCTTACCAATGACTCAACGCCCGAGCGTGTTCTATAAAGAGCTATTCATGTCAGAAGCCGATAAGGCTCGCATGGAATACATGCTGCGTAGCGGGAAGAGTTCTCTCGACCTTGTTCTGGAGGATGCCATGCGCCTACAGAAGGCCGTCCCTAAAAACGATGGGGAAAAACTGGAAGAGTATTTCGATTCCATGCGCTCAGTGGAAAAACGAATGGAACGCCAGATCTCACAGATCAACGATCC
This genomic stretch from Opitutia bacterium ISCC 52 harbors:
- a CDS encoding DUF1552 domain-containing protein; translated protein: MTTKPNRFGHHTIGRRQFLRAAGAMIALPSLESIAAPLTKAAATTKGAKNLVSIGAYLGWHQNAFFPKEVGKGYNLPPTLAPLAGHQDDFTVFSGLDHRAPNGHGAWSNFLCGNTPKAYSMDQIVADQIGQKSRFPSVQLTAGTGEGSKNMSFTKQGIGLPMTQRPSVFYKELFMSEADKARMEYMLRSGKSSLDLVLEDAMRLQKAVPKNDGEKLEEYFDSMRSVEKRMERQISQINDPLPTTDYKLPDSDPITPNLLMEAEVLMYDLMALAIETDSSRVLSFFIDGLGQVFSFDGQPLRSGYHGLSHHGNDPEMIRDLVSIESTHMHCLSGFLDQLKEKKRPDGKSLLDETIILVGTGMGDASRHSNANLPTMVAGGGFNHGSHIAIDSAKPDAPLLGDLYITLMQRLGVETNEFSNANRNLNHLFS